TTTTGTTCACTACATCGAAGCCATCGGTGACATTACCAAAGACAGCGTAGTTACCATCTAAAAATCCCAGATCTGCTAGAGCAAAGTAAAACTGAGAAGATGCAGAGTCTGGTTGTTGCGATCGCGCCATTGCGACTGCACCAAGTTTATGGGTCAATATTGGTGTCTCGGTAATCGTCTTACCGTAAACTGGTTCTTTTGCTCCTTTGGGTTTAATTTCTAAAGGTATATAGCGCTGCTTCCCAGTGGAGTCAATAAAACCACCTGTTCCCAGTCTATTTTCTGGAAATTTCGGGTCTTTGCCTTGTGGATCGCCCCCTTGGACTACAAATGGTTGGGGGTCACGCACAACTCGATGGAATACTAACCCATCATATACACCCTTTTGAACTAAATCTACGAAGTTTCCAGCTGTAATTGGGGCATTAGTGCCGTCTACTTCGATAGTAATCGGCGAACCTTTAACCGTAATCACCACAGTAGCTGTGCCTTCGAGCCGTGGTAAATCTTTCATTCCAGGAATACTCTCACTCTTAGTTTGTGATACTGATGTTGCTTCAGTGGTTGTCTTGCTGCTTGTCTCGGTTGCTGTAGAAGTAGCTGTAGAAGTTGGAGAAGAAGCTTTAGAAACCCCTTGCTGCGCTGAACATCCTCCTAACACCAAAGCAGCAACCATCAAAAGAGCAACCAAAAATTGTGGAAGTTTTAACCGCATTACAAATTACTGACCAAAATTAATGGGATACAAGCCCCCTCCTTCTACGACGGCTTTCTGGTAGACTAACTATAGTCGCCATAGGGCATTGGGAGACTTTAAACGGACATGGAGGGACGATAAGACCACTTAATGGCGCATCCCAGGGAAGTGTCAACGAATCCTCGCTCCTTTAGGACGAGGAGGTATGTCAATCAACCACCGTATCTTAATGCATGGAGATGGGTGATTGGGGATTGGGAATTGGATACAAGGGGATCAATTTTCCCCCATCACCCCATCGCCCCATCAACCCCAGTCCCTTAAAGTCCTTCTAGGGGAACTCCCAAAAAGCGGGCTAATTCTGCTCCTTGAGTTTCCAACTCTGTTAAGGATAACGGTTGACCTACCCTTGTTAAAGGAATGTCTCGCCGACCCTTAACCCTTAAATAGATGGCTCGAACAGGATTCAACCCTTCTTTGACAGTGATTCGCACAGATTGGACATCTTGGATGCGACCATCAATTTCAATTTGACGGTTTTTACCTGGAAACCCGTTGCGGAAAATTTTGATTGTGCCACTTTCCTGATTAAATTCGTTATATCCGCCTCCCACATCCCATACAATCACTAGCCATAGGTATAAGGCTAAAAGCACACCAGCGGTGCCATATAACCCCATAACTAAGCCTTGGGGGACGAATACCAGTTGAGAGGGATCTGTAACTATGAGTAAATTGACTTTCAGGTAACTGGATACGCCAGCTAGCAAAAAGCCTGTGGCTCCCAAGGTAACGATAGTTGCCCACCAGTAGTTGCTGAACCGACGAGAGCCGAGAACGTTTTGATGCAGGACGCGATCGCCCTTGTTAATTGTTGATGCCGTCATGAAACTACCTTGGCCCGTGAGATATTCTCTACACAAAGTCTGCCATTTTAGCGCCACCTCTTGCAAGTTGGGGAAGTGATGGCGAGAATTTTCCCCAATCCCCAGTCCCCAATCCCCAATCCCCAGTCCCCAGTCCCCAGTCCCCAATTCCGTAAACTTTGTAAGATTTCTGAGAAAACTTGTGTCAGATTGTAAAAATTCTGATATTCATAAGATCTATATAGCTTCGTGTTAAATACCTGATTCACTTGGGTGCTTCGGGCAAAAACCCGAAGGAATGTGATAAGTTAAGAATCATTAAGTTACCACACATTAGGTAACTAGCCAATGATACGGGTAATGGCATAACCCTGGGAAATGTTGATCTTTATAGGCAGCAAGTTCTCAGAATCTCAGATGCTGTCAAGCTACTGAGATTGCCAAAAAACGTTAATTCCTCGGGGCAGCTTATGGAAGAAACCAGACTACTTGTTAACCTTCAGCAAAGCCGAAGCAGTACAAGCCGGGAAAACAGCCCGGAGTGCTGGACTTACGAGGCTGCCAAAAAAAACGTTGCAATTTTAGTAAAAAAGAGGATTTTAGTTCAATGACCATCGCAGTTGGACGCGCCCCCAATAGAGGGTGGTTTGACGTTCTCGACGACTGGTTGAAGCGCGATCGCTTCGTATTCGTAGGTTGGTCAGGGATATTATTATTCCCCTGCGCCTACCTAGCACTAGGCGGTTGGCTCACCGGTACAACCTTCGTCACCTCTTGGTACACCCACGGTTTAGCCTCCTCCTACTTAGAAGGCTGTAACTTTATTACCGTTGCCGTATCAACTCCCGCAGACAGTTTGGGACATTCCCTATTGCTGTTGTGGGGACCTGAAGCTCAAGGAGACTTGACTCGCTGGTTCCAGTTGGGCGGATTATGGCCATTTGTTGCCCTCCACGGAGCTTTTGGTTTAATTGGCTTCATGTTGCGCCAATTTGAAATTGCCCGGCTAGTAGGTATCCGTCCTTACAACGCCTTGGCTTTTTCAGCCCCCATCGCGGTATTCGTCAGCGTCTTCTTAATGTACCCCTTGGGACAATCTAGCTGGTTCTTTGCACCCAGCTTTGGTGTAGCGGGAATTTTCCGTTTCATCTTGTTTGTCCAAGGTTTCCATAACTTCACCCTCAACCCCTTCCACATGATGGGTGTAGCAGGTGTGTTAGGTGGTGCTTTGTTGTGCGCGATTCACGGTGCAACCGTAGAAAACACCCTGTTTGAAGATGGCGAATCTTCAAACACCTTCCGAGGCTTCAATCCTACCCAAGCCGAAGAAACCTACTCAATGGTGACTGCAAACCGTTTCTGGTCACAGATTTTCGGGATTGCATTCTCTAACAAACGCTGGTTACACTTCTTTATGTTGTTTGTACCAGTCACAGGCTTGTGGATGGCTGCAGTCGGGATTGTCGGCTTGGCATTGAACCTACGGGCTTATGACTTCGTGTCCCAAGAATTGCGGGCAGCAGAAGACCCGGAATTTGAAACATTCTATACCAAGAACATTTTGCTGAATGAGGGTATCCGTGCTTGGATGGCACCTCAAGATCAACCCCACGAACAATTTGTATTCCCCGAGGAGGTATTACCACGTGGTAACGCTCTCTAATAAATCTATGTCCCTTGGCGCGGGACGTGACCAAGAGTCATCAGGTTTTGCCTGGTGGTCTGGTAACGCTCGTTTAATCAATCTATCTGGTAAACTACTTGGTGCCCACGTTGCCCATGCTGGTTTAATTGTCTTCTGGGCTGGAGCGATGACATTATTTGAAGTCGCTCACTTCGTCCCCGAAAAGCCGATGTATGAACAAGGCTTAATCCTGCTACCTCACATCGCCACCTTGGGTTGGGGTGTTGGTGCTGGTGGTGAAGTTATCGACACCTTCCCCTACTTTGTTGTCGGTGTACTCCACCTAATTTCTTCAGCCGTTCTGGGTTTTGGCGGTATTTATCACGCCGTTCGTGGACCTGAAACCTTAGAAGAATATTCCTCCTTCTTCGGTTACGACTGGAAAGATAAGAACAAGATGACCAACATCATCGGGTTCCACCTGATCATCCTCGGATGCGGTGCGCTCCTGTTGGTGCTGAAGGCTATGTTCTTTGGTGGTATTTATGACACCTGGGCACCTGGTGGTGGTGATGTGCGCGTCATTACTAACCCAACTCTCAACCCAGCAGTTATCTTTGGCTATCTGATTAAAGCTCCCTTTGGTGGCGAAGGTTGGATTGTCAGCGTTGATAACTTGGAAGATGTCATCGGCGGACACATTTGGATCGCCTTCATCTGCATTTCTGGCGGTATTTGGCACATCTTCACTAAGCCATTTGGTTGGGCACGTCGTGCGTTCATTTGGTCTGGTGAGGCTTACCTCTCCTACAGCTTGGGCGCTCTCTCCTTGATGGGCTTCATTGCTTCCATCATGGTTTGGTACAACAACACCGTGTACCCCAGCGAATTCTTTGGTCCTACGGGTCCTGAAGCTTCTCAAGCTCAAGCTATGACCTTCTTGGTTCGTGACCAACGCTTAGGTGCTAACGTCGGTTCCGCACAAGGCCCCACAGGTCTAGGTAAATACTTGATGCGCTCCCCCACTGGTGAAATCATCTTTGGTGGTGAAACCATGCGCTTCTGGGATTTCCGTGGTCCTTGGTTAGAGCCTCTACGTGGTCCCAACGGTCTTGACCTGGATAAAATCAAGAATGATATTCAGCCTTGGCAAGCTCGTCGTGCTGCTGAATACATGACCCACGCTCCTCTGGGTTCTCTGAACTCCGTAGGTGGTGTGGCTACCGAAATCAACTCCTTCAACTACGTATCTCCTCGTGCGTGGTTAGCCTGCGCTCACTTCGTATTAGGTTTCTTCTTCCTCATTGGTCACTTGTGGCACTCTGGTCGCGCTCGTGCTGCTGCTGGTGGTTTTGAGAAAGGTATTGACCGTGAGAATGAGCCAGTTATGGCTATGAATGAACTCGACTAACTTATAAGTTTTCCTTCATCACTGACAATCATTATAGGCTCTTGCGTAAAAGCAAGGGCTTTTTTATACCTAAAAAACACGTGAGGCATTAACTTTTATGACCCAAACACAACCAGAACTAAAGTTACTTACCTTCGATGAATTTAGTGAATGGTATCCAGAAAACTCATTGGTACGTTACGAATTATATGATGGGGTGATTGTTGAAATGCCACCAGCAACGGGCGACCACACGGATATTATCAGTTTTTTACTTGAAGTAATGCTATTAGCAATTCAAGAGTCTAAGCTACCTTATCGAGTTTCAGCGTCTGCATTCGTGAAAACACTCAATGGTAAGTCAGCTTACATACCCGACATGTTGCTTATTAATCACGATAACCTCATTCATGAACCATTGTGGAAAAAGCAATCCACCCTAATTTATCCTCAATCCATACCCTTAATCATTGAGGTAGTAAGTACCAATTGGCAAGATGATTATTACAACAAAATTAGGGATTATGAAACTATGGGTATTCCCGAATACTGGATTGTGGATTATGCTGCTTTGGGTGGGCGCAAATTTATCGGAAATCCCAAAGTTCCTACTATTTTCGTGTGTGAATTAATCGATGGCGAATACCAAATGACGCCATTTAGAGGTGCTGACCGCATTGTATCGCCTACTTTTTTGCAGTTGAATCTAACCGCTCAACAAATATTTGATTCGGTGATTTAATTACAGCGATTTTCAGGTAAATGAACCACATTTTTATATCTCACGCATTCGCGGAGCGTCCCGTAGGGAAGGCGCATTCGCGGAGCGTCTCGCAGAGAAGGCGCAAAGGAATAAAGAAATACAGATATCGGGGTGTGGTCTAAATACCTGAAAACTGCGGCTCTTCCGTACTTAGCGTGCTGAATTTGTTAAAAAATAAGTTTGAAACCCTTGCCTGGCTCCGATAAAAGCCATTATTTTTTGTATTTGAGCTACTGTTACTAAAAATCAAATTATAAACGCCTATAAGCCTTGTTATTAAAGCAATTTAATCGACTTTCATTAATAATTAAGCACGCTATACACGCAAGAGCCGAAACTCCATCCCCTTGTGGGTGGAGAGGGACAGCACAACGACCGCTCAGTGACCACCGCCCGCCGACTTTGGGCATTGGGCATTGGGCATTGGGAATCTTTACCATGCCCCATGCCCCATTCCCCATGCCCTAAAACTCCATCCCCTTGCGATGCACTGAGCTTGCCGAAGTGTGGGTGGAGTTTTTTATTCCCTGATTTTCTTTGCTGTGTGTTTAATTACCGATTTGGATGGATATTTTTTAATTGTTTAGTGCCTCAAAATCAACTTTCTCCCACATTCATCGCTGCTAAAACAGCCTTCTGGCTGACATTTTGGTAAACAGTCTGTAAATATTTCATCACCACATCACCTGAAGTTGAATTTACTGCATTTTCCTCTTCCTTTGCTAAGGGAATTGCTCCCAATACATCTAAGATAGTCTCGCTACCCGAAGGCGCAATCACTACTAAAGAAGACTCTAACGCCTCATTATATTGCCAGAATGAGTCAATATTAATCTTGTATTGGTTGTCAGAATTTAACTGTTCCAATTCAGGCGCTTCGGTTTCAGAAACGTCAATGTTTGCACCGCGTAATTTGCGTAAATTGCCGAGGATTTGCTCTTTGGTGCGTCCGCGTAATTCAAATAGTACAAACGGATCTTCACTAAACCTATCACCTAACTGATAGTAAACTGCACCAACATGTTTACAAGGATTTGCTTTATCAGGACAAGAACATTTACTACTAACATCAGATAGAGTAAAAGGAAATAAAGACAGTCCATTTGTCGTGAATACTTCCTCAATATTTTGTGGCATTTCTCCTGCTAAAAGCTTGGCAGCAAAAATCGCCCGTTTAGACATTGTTTCAATTACATAACCCCATTCTTCTTCAGTAAATGGTTCCAAAGAGAGGGAAACTTTATAAGGTTCTGGTTCGCTACCTTGTACTTTAGCTAATACTTTTGCGCCTTGAAATTCGATGCTGAGAACATTTCCCTGGCGAGAATAGTTTCTAGCGCGTTCTAAACGTTTCTTAAAGCGATAGGAATCTAATAAATCTAGCCACCGTTGTGACCACCATTCGCGACTTGCTTGCAGAGTATCATTAGTCATAATTAATTCAAAATTCAAAATTCAAAAATAACAATTATTCTATCCCAGCCTGGCGGCGCAACCGCTCGACCAATTGGCGCGTCCAATCCAACTCCTTATCCCGCAGGCGCTCGCGGATTTCCAGGGCAAACTGTGCTAAGGTTAGCGCCTCTGTGTAGCGCCCCTCCTCTTCCAGGACTTGCGCTAGCCCTGATTGAGCATCAGCCACCAAGTTTTGCAGTCCCACTTCCTGGGCTAGGGCTAACTGACGCTCGTACCAGGGGCGGGCTGCTGTGGGTTGGTTGCGGTCAAGGGCGAGAAGTCCCAAGTTGCCGCAATAGGTTGCTTGTGTTGCTTTATTTCCTAGTTTTTCTGCGATCGCCAATCCTTGCTTGAAGTAGGACTCGGCACGATCATATTCTCCCTGCGATCGCGCAACCCCTCCCAAATTGTTGAGAGCGATCGCCTCATCGTCTTCCTCCCCCAACTCTCGGTAAATTGCTAACGCCTCCTGATACAGCCCCTGCGCCTCTGCCCAGTTCTGGCGTTGTTCTGCAATTAATCCTTGCAACCTGATTGCAGTAGCCTTATCCCGACGATTATTGCCCCGTTCCATCGCCTCTGCCATCTGGGCTGCCCAACTGGCTGCCCGTTCTGTCTCGGCGCGATAGTAGTGAATCCAAGCAACATCGTAGGCACCCCAACCAGCATCACTGAATCGAGGTTATATCTTCTTTGCCCACCTTGGGTAAAGATGCCTTCGATTTTCCCGTCTTCGAGCCACCTTTCGAGTGTTTTGGTGCTGACTCCCAATCTGGTAGCAGCGACTCTTGGAGGTACATAGTTAACCGTCATGGACTAAGAAAAGTTACTTATCCCATAATATCAGAATATGTCGGGATATGTCTATTATGTCTAGGTAAATTGCGTCCTATAAATTACTCTCAAAATTTACCACAGCCCCAGACTTACCCAAAATTATGACTGATCAAGAAGTGATCACACCTGCATTGGCAATGGCACGTCGGTCACTACAAATTTTAGAAGAGCAAGCTGCCGGATTTGATAAGCTGTCAATACCTGGTCATTTAAGAATTCAGCTAGAAGAAAAGCGTCGAGAAGTCGCAGAGTCCCTTTCCTCCCCGCAACATGGCAATGGGAAAATCTTCCGTTGCGGCATCAAAAAATGGCGTTTGTTCTTTTGTAAAGAGAGTTCTGGCGCTTTCTGGCACAGTTTTACCCAAATGATTCATCACATTTGAGAGCATAACTTTGGTATCTCCTGGTTGATTAGCCGCTCCCTGCAATGCCTCATTGACACTCTCAGGTCTGAAGACTCTGAGATTCTACGGACAGAGGAGAATTTGGAAGAACCCAAAGTCTAACTCTCGTTGCGGTCGTCAAACACCGCCTACCCAGTAAGCCTAAGTCTATGCTTAGATTGCTGGCTACTTTTCGCAAAATATTCGCGCTTCCGTTCAAATCCGCGTTCACAATTGAACCATTCGCTGACTGATACAGCCCTCTCTTAATCCGCTTTCCAGATGCTTTCCAACCAACTGGCTTTTCACCATATTTGGGAAGGGAGTCTCCATCTAAAAAGCTCGACTTGCTCGTGTAGGCTTCCTCTGTTTCAATAAACCTAATGCCGTGTAAATCACACAGTTGTTTTAATCTGTCTTTCAGTTTACCCAAGGGCATTTGAACAAACTTTTGATTGTTCACTCTACCCATGTTAGCAGATTCCTTAAAGCCTTCATTCCATCCAACTACTAGAGTACCAACGCCATGTTTAAGACAGTGGTCAATAATTAACTTAGCTGCTTTGTTAATGCCATCCCGCATTTGGTGGTTGCGTTTACGGGTTACACGGTCTAACCAGTTATCCCAATAAACCTCTGGCTTGCCTTCTTTTCGTGTCGATACTTTCTTATTCCAGAGTTGATTCATCGCCTTCATTGCACGAGCATCAATCAACAAGGAATTACCCAATGTATCGACACAAGCAGCTAAATTATCAGCAGTTCCAAGGTCAATAGATAATGCCTGGTTTATATCTAGGTCGTGTTTTTGTTTATCCACTATATAGGACATTTCTAGATAAAAAGCACCATTCTTTGGCAGAATCGTAAACTCTTTTACCTTTGAGTAGTCAATGTTTGATGGCATTGGAAGAAAAAACTCAGATATCCCAAACCATCTTCTAACTGTTAAACCCAGAGAAAACCTAAGTTGTCCATTAATTAATGTTGGTTTTTGTCCTCCTGAATTAGGATACACAACTTTGAATAACTTAGAACCCTTAAGATATCCCGGTGCTTTTGGTCTGAAATGTAATTCACCTTTTAAATATAAGTTTATCAATTCTTTGAAAGACTTAAATGCCTCTGTAACTGACATTAAAGTTTGTTGCATTGGCGTGGAAGGCAAAGATTGAGCAAGCATTGACTTAGCAATTGAAGGTTCAAAGGCTAAGTCAAACTTACCTGTTAATAACTTATTTGTCTTAAAAAAGGTTTGTCGTGCAAAGTAAACTCCGATGTTGTAAAGTTTTCCTGATTGTTCAGAAAGATATTGTAATAGTGCTTTTGTTTCCTTGTCTGGAGACAACAGGACTTGTTGTACACCCATGTTTTTATTGGGTTTTCCCACCCTAAAACACCCACAAAATTAGTTGCTTTATATATACTAATTGACTATAGTAGATAAGTCAATATATATCTACTAATCTAGGATGCTGATTCAGGAAGATTATAATACCCATAACCATGTAAAATACTTAATTAACTATCACTTTGTCTTTATACCTAAACGTCGCAAGAAAGTTTTAACAGGAGAGATAGCAACTAGAACTAGGCAGATATTTGCTGAATTAGCTATAGAAAAAAAATGGGATATTCTAGCCCTAGAGGTAGCGCCTGACCATATTCACTTATTTGTTAGCGTCAAGCCTACAGATACACCACATTTAGTAATTAAGGCTTTTAAAGGACGAAGTAGTTACCTTCTAAGAAAAGAATTTCCTGTACTTCTGAAGCTTCCCTCGCTGTGGACAAGTAGTTATTTTGTGAGTACTGCTGGTAACATAAGTAGCGAGGCAGTTAGGAAGTACATTGAAGATCCTCACCACGCCTCAAATTAAAAAGAAAACGACACTGCGACTAAAGTCGCTCGTGCCGCTTCCCTCTCAGCACTGAAGTGTCTGAGTTTCCCGCATCCCGCGAGGTTCTATGAAACGCGTTCGCCCAGCGTCTGTCTACGACACGCTCCACGTCGCTTGCTTCTCCGTAGGAGTATGTGGTTTATTCCTTTACCCAGCAAAGTTTGTGTGGTGGACTCCCTTAGTTTACTTCTTCGGCAGCTTGTAAACACGCATGTATTATAATGCAATACATATAAGTATTTTTCAGCGGTAAGGGAATAAATAGTGATATGCTTATTTAAGATAACTTCGTGCATAAGTTGCTGAGATGATGTTTTAAAAGGGTATTTTGCTCTCATGCTTAGAACGGCAAAGTATCTCAGTGCATAGCTAAAACCTTGATTTTCCGTTTCATTGCTGTTAACCCAAGTCAAAGCAGCAAAATTACACCTTTAGGGACTTTTAAAACATCCTCTGATGACAATTTTTGTAGTTTGGGCACTGTCTAGGGTTTCTAAATACCTTACTTTTAAGTAGCTCGGCACAATTAAATATAAAACCTCGGTTCCATTCTTCTCCCCTTGTAGGGAAGAGGCTTTGACTCGCCCAACCCTTGTAGGGAAGGGGGCTGGGGGTTGAGGTTTATCTTATATTTTTTAAGGCCTACCTACTTACCTTGTGGGCAGTGTTCACGAAGTTTGCGGACTTAATCAATATTAAGAGGATAATTTGATGACAGGCTTAAACTTAAGCAACGTCCAATTTACCAACAACTCTGATGTAGTCAATCCAGGTAGTGAGATATTCAATACCTCATCTGTAAATACATTGCAA
The Gloeotrichia echinulata CP02 DNA segment above includes these coding regions:
- a CDS encoding excisionase family DNA-binding protein: MTVNYVPPRVAATRLGVSTKTLERWLEDGKIEGIFTQGGQRRYNLDSVMLVGVPTMLLGFTTIAPRQNGQPVGQPRWQRRWNGAIIVGIRLLQSGCKD
- a CDS encoding tetratricopeptide repeat protein — protein: MAEAMERGNNRRDKATAIRLQGLIAEQRQNWAEAQGLYQEALAIYRELGEEDDEAIALNNLGGVARSQGEYDRAESYFKQGLAIAEKLGNKATQATYCGNLGLLALDRNQPTAARPWYERQLALAQEVGLQNLVADAQSGLAQVLEEEGRYTEALTLAQFALEIRERLRDKELDWTRQLVERLRRQAGIE
- a CDS encoding transposase, with the protein product MGVQQVLLSPDKETKALLQYLSEQSGKLYNIGVYFARQTFFKTNKLLTGKFDLAFEPSIAKSMLAQSLPSTPMQQTLMSVTEAFKSFKELINLYLKGELHFRPKAPGYLKGSKLFKVVYPNSGGQKPTLINGQLRFSLGLTVRRWFGISEFFLPMPSNIDYSKVKEFTILPKNGAFYLEMSYIVDKQKHDLDINQALSIDLGTADNLAACVDTLGNSLLIDARAMKAMNQLWNKKVSTRKEGKPEVYWDNWLDRVTRKRNHQMRDGINKAAKLIIDHCLKHGVGTLVVGWNEGFKESANMGRVNNQKFVQMPLGKLKDRLKQLCDLHGIRFIETEEAYTSKSSFLDGDSLPKYGEKPVGWKASGKRIKRGLYQSANGSIVNADLNGSANILRKVASNLSIDLGLLGRRCLTTATRVRLWVLPNSPLSVESQSLQT
- a CDS encoding peptidylprolyl isomerase, encoding MRLKLPQFLVALLMVAALVLGGCSAQQGVSKASSPTSTATSTATETSSKTTTEATSVSQTKSESIPGMKDLPRLEGTATVVITVKGSPITIEVDGTNAPITAGNFVDLVQKGVYDGLVFHRVVRDPQPFVVQGGDPQGKDPKFPENRLGTGGFIDSTGKQRYIPLEIKPKGAKEPVYGKTITETPILTHKLGAVAMARSQQPDSASSQFYFALADLGFLDGNYAVFGNVTDGFDVVNKIQQGDRIDSAKVTEGAENLKTGG
- a CDS encoding photosystem I assembly protein Ycf4, whose protein sequence is MTASTINKGDRVLHQNVLGSRRFSNYWWATIVTLGATGFLLAGVSSYLKVNLLIVTDPSQLVFVPQGLVMGLYGTAGVLLALYLWLVIVWDVGGGYNEFNQESGTIKIFRNGFPGKNRQIEIDGRIQDVQSVRITVKEGLNPVRAIYLRVKGRRDIPLTRVGQPLSLTELETQGAELARFLGVPLEGL
- the psbD gene encoding photosystem II D2 protein (photosystem q(a) protein); amino-acid sequence: MTIAVGRAPNRGWFDVLDDWLKRDRFVFVGWSGILLFPCAYLALGGWLTGTTFVTSWYTHGLASSYLEGCNFITVAVSTPADSLGHSLLLLWGPEAQGDLTRWFQLGGLWPFVALHGAFGLIGFMLRQFEIARLVGIRPYNALAFSAPIAVFVSVFLMYPLGQSSWFFAPSFGVAGIFRFILFVQGFHNFTLNPFHMMGVAGVLGGALLCAIHGATVENTLFEDGESSNTFRGFNPTQAEETYSMVTANRFWSQIFGIAFSNKRWLHFFMLFVPVTGLWMAAVGIVGLALNLRAYDFVSQELRAAEDPEFETFYTKNILLNEGIRAWMAPQDQPHEQFVFPEEVLPRGNAL
- the tnpA gene encoding IS200/IS605 family transposase; translation: MLIQEDYNTHNHVKYLINYHFVFIPKRRKKVLTGEIATRTRQIFAELAIEKKWDILALEVAPDHIHLFVSVKPTDTPHLVIKAFKGRSSYLLRKEFPVLLKLPSLWTSSYFVSTAGNISSEAVRKYIEDPHHASN
- a CDS encoding SWIM zinc finger family protein, whose protein sequence is MTNDTLQASREWWSQRWLDLLDSYRFKKRLERARNYSRQGNVLSIEFQGAKVLAKVQGSEPEPYKVSLSLEPFTEEEWGYVIETMSKRAIFAAKLLAGEMPQNIEEVFTTNGLSLFPFTLSDVSSKCSCPDKANPCKHVGAVYYQLGDRFSEDPFVLFELRGRTKEQILGNLRKLRGANIDVSETEAPELEQLNSDNQYKINIDSFWQYNEALESSLVVIAPSGSETILDVLGAIPLAKEEENAVNSTSGDVVMKYLQTVYQNVSQKAVLAAMNVGES
- a CDS encoding Uma2 family endonuclease, producing the protein MTQTQPELKLLTFDEFSEWYPENSLVRYELYDGVIVEMPPATGDHTDIISFLLEVMLLAIQESKLPYRVSASAFVKTLNGKSAYIPDMLLINHDNLIHEPLWKKQSTLIYPQSIPLIIEVVSTNWQDDYYNKIRDYETMGIPEYWIVDYAALGGRKFIGNPKVPTIFVCELIDGEYQMTPFRGADRIVSPTFLQLNLTAQQIFDSVI
- the psbC gene encoding photosystem II reaction center protein CP43: MVTLSNKSMSLGAGRDQESSGFAWWSGNARLINLSGKLLGAHVAHAGLIVFWAGAMTLFEVAHFVPEKPMYEQGLILLPHIATLGWGVGAGGEVIDTFPYFVVGVLHLISSAVLGFGGIYHAVRGPETLEEYSSFFGYDWKDKNKMTNIIGFHLIILGCGALLLVLKAMFFGGIYDTWAPGGGDVRVITNPTLNPAVIFGYLIKAPFGGEGWIVSVDNLEDVIGGHIWIAFICISGGIWHIFTKPFGWARRAFIWSGEAYLSYSLGALSLMGFIASIMVWYNNTVYPSEFFGPTGPEASQAQAMTFLVRDQRLGANVGSAQGPTGLGKYLMRSPTGEIIFGGETMRFWDFRGPWLEPLRGPNGLDLDKIKNDIQPWQARRAAEYMTHAPLGSLNSVGGVATEINSFNYVSPRAWLACAHFVLGFFFLIGHLWHSGRARAAAGGFEKGIDRENEPVMAMNELD